In a single window of the Bacteroidota bacterium genome:
- a CDS encoding RNA-binding S4 domain-containing protein has protein sequence MEEFEITGDNIHLNQLLKLLHWCESGADANAAIENGEVKVNGEVELRKRNKIRKGTKVEFDGQTVLVN, from the coding sequence ATGGAAGAATTTGAGATCACCGGTGATAATATTCACCTGAATCAGTTGTTAAAATTACTTCACTGGTGTGAATCAGGTGCAGATGCAAATGCTGCAATTGAAAATGGTGAAGTGAAAGTTAACGGCGAGGTGGAATTACGCAAAAGAAATAAGATCCGGAAAGGAACCAAGGTTGAATTTGATGGGCAAACGGTTCTTGTGAACTAA
- a CDS encoding DUF493 family protein, translating into MIHYLYAMEINEQFDNLRNELNKTKTWPIVYMFKFIIPADNKKQALVESKFSDESVITKKESANGKYLSITIKEVMLDADSIINKYLEMQEIDGLISL; encoded by the coding sequence ATGATTCATTATCTTTATGCCATGGAAATAAACGAACAATTCGACAACCTTCGGAATGAACTTAACAAAACCAAAACCTGGCCAATTGTCTATATGTTTAAATTTATTATTCCTGCTGACAATAAAAAGCAGGCTTTGGTGGAATCGAAATTTTCTGATGAATCAGTAATCACCAAAAAAGAATCAGCAAATGGAAAATACCTGAGTATTACTATTAAAGAAGTCATGCTTGATGCTGACTCAATCATCAACAAATATCTCGAAATGCAGGAGATCGACGGCCTGATTTCTTTATGA
- a CDS encoding T9SS type A sorting domain-containing protein, which yields MYSSFKNYFFRIVFVFIALNFSASFCQGNTGGCENDSTIVHLFTRNNSGDVSHSITISLFDRDSGIVQNCQQQQAVNSVWSNTICQTDFWERTDTVENANGDVIELITSRGSTIGWTNKLSRTFNYTISGKLSQETSRIWNGSSWDSTNYKSYGYDSQDQLILTQSFTINSGIWNKINLVEINYLSGQIQSKRYASGNAMNSWENDSLFNFNYSGSIRSSAQLSYWDTINSSWLFYGLLNYSMLSNDWSIHIDKTNSKLLNGNLVYDSLAYEIDSSENIVFTFNKIFTLAHPAPSDYYEFYTYSEDKDKVDNAYITKRTVSGDYFMEISTPGDTMIADFSRDVVNELFYNTTLQLTGTEYHGGCTNPCGGDSQYLYDSTGFLTNYNHYRWTMVSDDYYYDSYSHYNNSTPTIIIPEWEKNIATCDSSAYQPNLVIAGGCAPYHIQWFPATGLSSDTILNPSIFITDTVEYTIMLTDNNGISDTATFSVLPLITSPELLVDSSGCPGSVTLTLPYNLNNSYAWYKDNLRIVLPDTNQIVVTDAGEYFAISYASHGSQYSNSVYCSMRSDTFRITIPTAIRHFEEIDLCNGSAYILPDGNIVELAGTYISNLVNSAGCDSIIETIVHVIDLPVMTTAIDPILCYGDSAEITVSASGGMLPYNGTGTYKYPAGTFVITVTDSIGCKDIDTLSITEPSELIADAGTPLYLCTAGQVLLGGTPTAYGGTGNLQYLWTPGALLISDIDSNPIAAVSLSTIYHVVATDANGCTAFSDVLIEISDLIEPVITRNGNMLYANSNAHNYEWFYNGILILSGNFPSINATQDGDYGVRVYDNEGCNLTSSLFTYLLNSTHSVSQNSTFSIFPNPANEVFYIEQKAATSQSTLRIFDITGKIILTAPLTETIMKIDISKLPGGLYTISVSNEATIFYDQLIIGK from the coding sequence ATGTACTCCTCATTTAAAAATTACTTTTTCCGCATCGTTTTTGTTTTTATCGCACTGAATTTTTCTGCATCATTTTGCCAAGGCAATACCGGCGGCTGCGAAAATGATTCTACCATTGTTCATTTATTTACCAGAAACAATAGTGGTGATGTAAGTCATTCCATAACGATTTCATTATTCGACAGGGATTCCGGAATTGTTCAAAACTGTCAACAACAGCAAGCAGTCAATAGCGTCTGGTCAAATACAATTTGCCAAACTGATTTCTGGGAAAGGACCGACACAGTAGAAAATGCAAATGGTGATGTAATAGAGTTAATAACATCTAGAGGAAGTACGATCGGATGGACCAATAAACTTTCAAGAACTTTTAACTATACTATTTCCGGAAAACTAAGCCAGGAAACTTCAAGGATATGGAATGGCTCTTCATGGGATAGCACTAACTATAAATCCTATGGATATGACAGCCAGGACCAACTAATACTTACACAATCTTTCACTATAAATTCCGGAATCTGGAACAAAATTAATTTAGTTGAAATAAATTACTTATCCGGACAAATTCAATCCAAGAGATACGCAAGTGGAAATGCAATGAATAGTTGGGAGAATGATTCACTTTTCAATTTTAATTACTCGGGTTCAATCCGAAGTTCAGCGCAACTTAGTTACTGGGATACAATAAACTCGTCTTGGTTATTTTATGGACTACTTAACTACTCCATGTTATCAAACGACTGGAGTATTCATATTGACAAGACAAATTCAAAATTATTGAATGGAAATCTGGTCTATGATTCTCTTGCATACGAAATTGATTCTTCAGAAAATATTGTTTTTACTTTCAACAAGATTTTTACTCTTGCTCATCCTGCTCCAAGCGATTACTACGAATTTTACACTTATTCTGAAGACAAAGACAAAGTGGATAACGCATACATTACAAAAAGAACTGTAAGCGGCGATTACTTCATGGAAATTTCCACACCCGGTGATACGATGATCGCAGACTTCAGTCGTGATGTTGTAAATGAATTGTTTTACAATACTACATTGCAATTAACCGGAACAGAATATCACGGCGGGTGTACAAATCCGTGTGGAGGTGATTCGCAATATCTTTATGACTCTACAGGATTTTTAACAAACTACAATCACTATCGCTGGACAATGGTTTCGGATGATTATTATTATGATAGCTATTCGCATTATAACAACTCAACGCCAACTATAATCATACCTGAATGGGAGAAAAATATTGCAACATGTGATTCATCGGCATATCAGCCTAATCTGGTCATTGCAGGTGGATGTGCACCTTATCACATTCAATGGTTCCCTGCAACAGGTCTATCAAGTGACACGATTCTCAATCCTTCCATTTTTATAACCGACACAGTGGAGTATACAATTATGCTGACCGACAATAATGGAATTTCAGACACAGCAACGTTTTCGGTATTACCATTGATCACATCACCAGAATTATTGGTCGACTCGAGTGGCTGCCCGGGAAGTGTTACGCTTACTCTGCCTTATAATTTGAATAATTCGTACGCCTGGTATAAAGATAATTTAAGAATCGTATTACCGGATACAAATCAGATCGTAGTGACTGATGCCGGTGAATATTTTGCAATTTCATATGCAAGTCACGGTAGCCAGTACAGTAATTCAGTTTACTGTTCTATGCGATCTGACACATTCAGAATCACTATTCCAACGGCAATCAGACATTTTGAAGAAATCGATCTTTGCAATGGCTCAGCTTACATTTTACCGGATGGAAACATTGTTGAATTAGCGGGAACTTATATTTCAAATTTGGTGAATAGTGCAGGTTGTGATTCAATAATTGAAACAATTGTCCATGTAATTGACCTTCCGGTCATGACCACTGCAATAGATCCGATCTTATGTTACGGCGATTCAGCAGAAATTACAGTCTCAGCATCAGGAGGCATGCTACCATATAATGGAACCGGAACTTATAAATATCCTGCAGGCACTTTTGTCATCACTGTGACTGATTCAATAGGTTGCAAAGACATAGATACTTTATCTATCACAGAGCCATCTGAATTGATAGCTGATGCAGGAACACCACTCTACCTTTGTACTGCAGGACAAGTTTTATTAGGAGGAACGCCTACTGCTTATGGAGGAACTGGAAATCTTCAATACCTTTGGACACCCGGCGCTCTTTTAATTTCAGATATAGATTCAAACCCGATTGCAGCAGTATCCTTATCTACCATTTATCATGTTGTAGCAACTGATGCCAATGGATGTACTGCTTTTTCTGATGTATTGATTGAGATCAGCGATCTCATTGAACCTGTAATTACCCGTAACGGAAACATGCTTTATGCAAATTCAAATGCACATAACTACGAATGGTTTTATAATGGCATTTTAATCTTGTCAGGGAATTTTCCAAGTATCAATGCAACCCAGGATGGCGATTACGGTGTCCGCGTGTATGATAACGAAGGTTGTAATCTTACTTCTTCACTATTTACATACCTGCTGAATTCCACTCATTCAGTTTCACAAAATTCAACTTTCAGCATTTTTCCAAATCCTGCGAATGAAGTATTTTATATCGAACAAAAAGCTGCAACTTCTCAAAGTACACTCCGGATCTTTGACATAACAGGAAAAATTATTTTAACTGCTCCTTTGACCGAAACAATCATGAAAATTGATATTTCGAAGTTACCGGGCGGATTATATACAATTTCTGTTTCAAATGAAGCAACAATTTTTTATGATCAATTGATCATCGGTAAATAG
- a CDS encoding TonB-dependent receptor has product MYKIFIHLLLFATNIYGQDTIISSNLKEIVITSYFKPEEQFYQPVSSAVIDSVDLYNSRDQSLIPVANLKAGIRMEERSPGSYRFSVRGSLLRSPFGIRNVKFYLNEFPLTDAGGNTYFNLFDHTLFTGIEILKGPDGSIFGANSGGVTRLLLAPPSDTLALQLKLSSGSFGEAYQSVRANLIKGKHRLTIFESYRRNDGYRMNSALKKFNAMIYDNVNLSEKLSLDAFGFFSNLNYRTPGGLTMLQAENDPRQARPRTATLPSARDQHSGIENRTGWGGAQLKYKINQRFTFLIDASTTYTDFKNPFITNYETRIESGANGRSWFMAENKNVNLFRYKLVAGIEFSKLQSNINNFENNSGNRGSLISSDKITNQYLVLFGSAHIFIGDKIGGQISVSQNQNSAIIRSIFPDEIDQEIKYKAQLMPKFSLSYSPKSFLIVRGVLSKGYSVPTTAELRPSGNIINTDLQPETGWNHEAGIRVKTKNKFFYTDISVFKYVLSNTISRRTLSDDTEFFLNSGKTSQKGLEVQTNFNFSVSDENFISLNIGNGITLYDFRFVDFISGETDLTGKKLTGVPEKTISSSLEISKKEKWNFSISHFFTGKILLNDLNSDSSPECNLLNFKAEKYFKGKTFLWTIYFQLENVTNEFYSSGYDLNAFGGRYYNPAPGRSFYAGISIEY; this is encoded by the coding sequence TTGTACAAAATCTTCATTCATCTTTTACTTTTTGCAACAAACATCTATGGACAAGACACAATTATATCATCCAATCTAAAAGAGATTGTAATAACTTCTTACTTCAAACCGGAAGAACAATTTTATCAACCGGTTTCATCCGCTGTCATTGATAGTGTTGATCTTTACAATTCACGTGACCAGTCACTCATCCCCGTGGCTAATTTGAAAGCCGGAATCCGAATGGAAGAAAGATCTCCGGGTAGTTATCGATTTTCTGTCAGAGGTAGTTTGTTAAGGTCTCCATTTGGTATCAGGAATGTAAAGTTCTATCTCAACGAATTTCCATTAACAGATGCCGGTGGTAATACTTATTTCAATTTGTTTGACCACACACTTTTTACCGGGATTGAAATTCTGAAAGGTCCGGATGGAAGTATTTTCGGTGCTAATTCAGGCGGAGTTACCAGATTATTACTTGCTCCCCCTTCAGATACCTTAGCTCTGCAACTGAAACTCAGTAGCGGCTCTTTCGGCGAAGCATATCAATCAGTCAGAGCTAACCTGATCAAAGGCAAACACAGACTTACTATTTTTGAAAGCTATCGCAGGAATGATGGTTACAGAATGAATAGTGCTCTGAAAAAATTCAATGCTATGATCTACGATAATGTTAATCTGTCGGAAAAATTATCTCTTGATGCTTTTGGATTTTTTTCTAACCTCAACTATAGAACACCCGGCGGTTTAACAATGCTTCAGGCCGAAAATGATCCAAGACAGGCAAGACCCCGAACAGCTACTCTTCCTTCAGCGAGAGATCAACACTCAGGAATAGAAAACAGAACCGGTTGGGGAGGTGCGCAATTAAAATATAAAATTAATCAACGATTCACTTTTTTAATTGACGCAAGTACAACTTACACAGATTTCAAAAATCCTTTTATCACTAATTATGAAACAAGAATAGAAAGCGGTGCAAACGGAAGATCATGGTTCATGGCAGAAAACAAAAATGTAAATTTGTTCAGATACAAACTGGTTGCAGGAATTGAATTCTCAAAATTACAATCAAACATAAATAATTTTGAAAACAATTCAGGGAATAGGGGTTCATTGATCTCATCAGACAAGATCACCAATCAATATCTGGTGCTTTTCGGTTCAGCACATATATTTATTGGCGATAAAATCGGCGGACAAATCAGTGTGAGCCAAAATCAGAATTCAGCAATCATTAGAAGTATTTTTCCAGACGAAATAGATCAGGAGATAAAATACAAAGCTCAACTGATGCCTAAATTTTCCCTTTCATATTCACCGAAAAGTTTTTTAATTGTTCGCGGTGTCCTTTCAAAAGGCTATTCAGTTCCAACAACTGCTGAACTCAGGCCATCAGGAAATATTATCAATACAGATCTTCAACCGGAAACGGGATGGAATCATGAAGCCGGTATCAGGGTTAAAACAAAAAATAAATTTTTCTATACTGACATTTCTGTTTTTAAATATGTTCTGTCAAATACTATTTCCCGAAGAACTTTGTCAGATGATACTGAGTTTTTTCTTAATAGCGGAAAGACTTCACAGAAAGGATTAGAAGTTCAAACAAATTTTAATTTCTCAGTCTCTGATGAAAATTTTATTTCATTAAACATTGGTAATGGAATTACACTCTATGATTTCCGATTTGTAGATTTTATTTCAGGAGAAACTGACCTGACAGGAAAAAAACTAACAGGTGTTCCTGAAAAGACAATTTCTTCTTCATTAGAAATATCTAAAAAAGAGAAATGGAATTTTTCAATTTCACACTTTTTCACAGGTAAAATTTTACTGAACGATCTAAACTCTGATTCATCCCCTGAATGCAATCTGTTAAACTTCAAAGCAGAAAAATATTTTAAAGGAAAAACTTTTTTATGGACAATTTATTTTCAACTTGAAAATGTCACAAACGAATTTTACAGTTCAGGTTATGATCTGAATGCTTTTGGCGGAAGATATTATAACCCTGCACCGGGGCGAAGTTTCTATGCAGGAATCAGTATTGAATATTGA
- a CDS encoding SBBP repeat-containing protein, producing MQIRTCRLILLLVLFASVISNAQSFQWAKSIQSEGFDEGYDLVTDPDGNTYIAGMLEYDTDFGNGIILSSAGVHDIFLAKYSSTGRLVWAKRAGGKGGDKIQSIALDGLGNIFTVGEFEDTSYWETIMKRTPGPEVNNMFIAKYDTTGSVTWVRTLSTTGVQHSRGYGVSCDPQGNVYACGGTQGDTYSEGNYLFTSEGDYDATVVKFDANGNYVWGRSMGGSESDKAYGVASDNNGFVYVTGYFVGHADFSSSVDLNGNGHTEIFLTKLNATSGSLQWAKMAGDTGFDRARDVMVNVNGDIIITGEFQTGYFGSNQAFSRGNQDMFLAAYNSNGDNLWVVDGGGEEDDIGRGLAHDNAGNIIVVGDYAVAGIFSPDTIYGIGFAYLFIAAYSSDGSNLNWIRSAGGLDSDRGKGVGVDNADNIYVCGEFIDSIRFGNSNTIGDSLLDVYLTKISTSSSFCSTQLSVSSNNKCTGQCDGVAVASVIGQGPFTYLWSTVPAQNSDTATGLCAGTYEVMTTDANGCVATAFVTLNDPLPLVLTATPSDALCAGACTGTANASATGESPFQYSWNTSPVQTGENATGLCAGNYDVTVIDSLGCTTTSNVSIGEPQPLQMSASVTNSTCIGCADGSIDVTVNGGTPTYSYMWDIGETTQDLSILLAGSYELCVTDDNGCTTCDTYFVLDAGTSVENITGQNFSIYPNPIADFATIKINTKGTEPSHLKIFSSVGQVVFETKFNGNEYLFSAKGLSNGVYFVQILNSQSIGKMVPIMIE from the coding sequence ATGCAAATCCGCACATGTCGATTAATATTATTACTTGTATTATTCGCCTCGGTAATTTCAAATGCCCAATCATTTCAATGGGCTAAGTCCATACAAAGTGAAGGTTTCGATGAAGGCTACGATCTTGTAACCGATCCTGACGGGAATACATATATAGCAGGAATGCTGGAATATGATACAGATTTCGGCAATGGAATAATTTTGTCATCCGCAGGAGTGCATGACATTTTTCTGGCTAAATATAGTTCAACCGGACGATTGGTTTGGGCAAAGAGAGCCGGAGGTAAAGGCGGTGACAAAATACAATCAATTGCTTTGGATGGTCTTGGTAATATTTTTACTGTAGGAGAATTTGAAGATACATCTTACTGGGAGACGATCATGAAAAGAACTCCCGGTCCTGAAGTAAATAATATGTTTATTGCTAAATACGATACTACCGGTTCTGTAACCTGGGTTAGAACACTGTCTACAACAGGTGTACAACATTCCCGGGGATACGGGGTTTCTTGCGATCCACAGGGAAATGTATATGCATGTGGTGGAACTCAAGGCGATACTTATTCCGAAGGAAATTATTTGTTTACTTCTGAAGGTGATTATGATGCCACTGTTGTAAAATTTGATGCGAATGGAAATTATGTGTGGGGGCGCAGTATGGGTGGATCCGAAAGTGATAAAGCCTATGGTGTTGCAAGCGATAATAACGGTTTCGTTTATGTTACAGGTTATTTTGTTGGTCACGCAGATTTTTCTTCAAGTGTAGATCTGAATGGTAATGGACACACAGAAATATTTCTTACGAAACTGAATGCAACCAGCGGAAGTTTACAGTGGGCAAAGATGGCCGGAGATACCGGATTTGATCGCGCCAGAGATGTAATGGTAAATGTCAATGGAGATATTATCATTACCGGCGAATTTCAGACAGGGTACTTTGGAAGTAATCAGGCATTCTCCCGGGGCAATCAGGATATGTTTCTTGCAGCCTACAATAGCAATGGCGACAATCTATGGGTTGTTGACGGTGGTGGTGAAGAAGATGATATCGGCCGTGGTTTAGCTCACGATAATGCAGGAAATATTATTGTGGTCGGAGATTATGCTGTCGCAGGAATTTTTTCACCAGATACAATTTATGGCATTGGCTTTGCATATCTTTTTATCGCTGCCTACTCTTCTGATGGCTCCAATTTAAACTGGATTCGTTCAGCAGGCGGACTCGATAGTGACAGAGGTAAGGGAGTAGGTGTCGATAATGCAGATAATATATATGTCTGTGGAGAATTTATTGATTCAATACGGTTTGGAAATTCAAATACTATTGGAGATTCGCTATTAGATGTATACCTCACTAAAATTTCTACTTCATCAAGTTTTTGTTCAACACAATTATCTGTTTCCAGTAATAATAAATGTACAGGACAATGTGATGGTGTTGCAGTTGCCTCGGTAATTGGGCAAGGTCCGTTCACATATTTATGGTCAACAGTTCCTGCACAGAATTCGGATACAGCGACAGGTTTATGCGCAGGCACCTATGAGGTTATGACAACTGATGCTAACGGTTGTGTTGCAACTGCATTTGTAACTCTTAACGATCCTTTGCCACTCGTACTCACTGCAACTCCATCTGATGCATTATGCGCAGGAGCATGTACAGGAACAGCAAATGCTTCAGCAACAGGTGAAAGTCCGTTTCAATATTCATGGAATACATCACCTGTTCAAACCGGTGAAAATGCAACCGGTCTATGTGCAGGAAATTACGATGTCACAGTAATTGACAGCCTTGGTTGTACTACTACATCCAATGTTTCAATTGGAGAACCTCAACCACTTCAAATGAGTGCAAGTGTTACGAACTCTACATGTATAGGTTGTGCGGATGGCAGCATTGATGTGACTGTAAATGGCGGAACTCCAACTTATAGTTATATGTGGGACATAGGTGAAACAACACAAGACCTTTCAATTTTACTTGCAGGTTCATATGAACTTTGTGTAACTGATGATAATGGTTGCACTACATGCGACACCTATTTTGTTCTTGATGCAGGAACTTCTGTTGAAAATATTACCGGACAGAATTTCTCAATTTATCCGAATCCAATTGCAGATTTTGCAACTATAAAAATTAATACAAAAGGAACAGAACCATCGCATCTGAAAATATTTTCATCCGTCGGACAAGTAGTTTTTGAAACTAAATTTAACGGCAATGAATATCTGTTTTCTGCTAAAGGATTAAGCAATGGAGTCTACTTCGTTCAGATTTTGAATTCTCAATCGATTGGGAAAATGGTTCCGATTATGATTGAATAA